The Eremothecium gossypii ATCC 10895 chromosome IV, complete sequence genome contains a region encoding:
- the CRR1 gene encoding putative glycosylase (Syntenic homolog of Saccharomyces cerevisiae YLR213C (CRR1)), with translation MSKRIIQLILLSAFARANYVEPFKSNPYIACSEASHCPKEWPCCSQYGQCGSGPLCISGCNPKFSHSPESCVPVPALLPQLEIVASDDKGVYLEMSGQPALVTKFQRKSSAQLLEVHHEEQQYGVSALEQDLNSRGLIHFPDYMITSKPKVAREMLEQYDFIHSGFISVDGKSESLILGMPKKTTGSLISSSKVFLYGRAAVTMKTSRGPGVITAIVFMSSTQDEIDYEFVGSELHTVQTNYYYQGELNHSRMRRHSLPSNSHEEYHIYEVDWDAERIHWMVDGEIVRTLYKRDTWDPVHKIYKYPQTPMMLQISLWPAGTPDAPQGTIEWAGGLIDWENAPDIKAHGQLAAQIQRVAITPYNNDFCPEIHESMGQWGAQNSEEEPFRVAYGYESNNGRFDPKKLKWYTDARLHLSSWHATGIKPTAAQRQQHHRRSLPHVEAPPITNTM, from the coding sequence ATGAGCAAGCGAATCATTCAACTCATACTTCTCTCTGCCTTTGCGCGAGCTAATTACGTGGAGCCCTTCAAATCAAATCCATACATTGCTTGCTCAGAGGCAAGCCATTGCCCAAAGGAATGGCCATGCTGCTCGCAATATGGACAATGCGGGAGTGGGCCGCTATGCATTAGTGGCTGCAACCCAAAATTCTCGCATAGCCCTGAGAGCTGCGTGCCAGTGCCGGCGCTACTACCGCAATTGGAGATAGTGGCCAGCGATGATAAAGGAGTATACCTAGAGATGTCGGGTCAGCCTGCCTTGGTCACAAAGTTCCAGCGCAAGAGCTCGGCGCAGTTGTTGGAGGTACATCACGAGGAACAGCAGTATGGTGTGTCGGCATTAGAGCAGGACCTAAATAGCAGGGGCTTGATCCACTTCCCAGATTACATGATAACATCGAAGCCGAAGGTCGCAAGGGAAATGTTGGAGCAGTATGACTTTATACATAGCGGCTTCATCAGCGTAGACGGCAAATCAGAAAGCCTCATCTTGGGCATGCCGAAGAAGACCACCGGCAGTTTGATCAGCTCATCGAAAGTTTTCCTATATGGCAGAGCAGCCGTCACCATGAAGACAAGCAGAGGCCCAGGCGTCATCACCGCAATTGTATTCATGTCATCTACCCAGGACGAGATAGACTACGAGTTCGTGGGGAGCGAGCTCCATACTGTCCAGACGAACTACTACTACCAGGGCGAGCTCAACCACTCGAGAATGCGCCGCCATTCGCTACCCTCCAACAGCCACGAGGAGTACCACATATACGAGGTTGACTGGGATGCCGAACGCATCCACTGGATGGTCGACGGCGAGATAGTGCGCACCTTGTACAAGCGCGACACCTGGGACCCGGTCCACAAAATATACAAGTATCCACAAACGCCCATGATGCTCCAGATTTCCCTCTGGCCCGCGGGCACCCCCGATGCGCCGCAGGGCACCATCGAATGGGCCGGCGGCTTGATCGACTGGGAGAACGCGCCAGACATTAAGGCACACGGCCAGCTTGCTGCCCAGATCCAGCGTGTTGCCATCACGCCATACAACAACGATTTTTGTCCTGAAATCCACGAGAGTATGGGCCAATGGGGCGCCCAGAACTCGGAGGAAGAGCCCTTCCGCGTCGCCTACGGATACGAGTCGAACAACGGCCGCTTCGACCCAAAGAAGTTGAAGTGGTATACGGACGCCCGTCTCCACCTATCCTCCTGGCATGCTACAGGCATCAAACCCACTGCTGCCCAAAGGCAGCAGCATCACCGGCGCAGTCTGCCGCATGTAGAAGCTCCGCCCATCACCAATACCATGTGA
- the CRD1 gene encoding cardiolipin synthase (Syntenic homolog of Saccharomyces cerevisiae YDL142C (CRD1)): MIVKPLSPLWRLPALEVRARIAGNRWMVPGVLVGRSYSCRAGPPSEQQTHDAAPKSVIWTVPNILTMSRIACAPFIGHCIMTQQLMPAFCLFAYSCVTDFLDGYLARKYKSRTVAGTILDPMADKLLMIVTTAGLTLPTGPQLIPLPIASLILGRDGLLALSAIYYRYASMRAVYGKVTWGTYCDFFRYPSAEVKPTLISKWNTFLQMVYLGCGLVVLALGPDEARPETEGEGDPWWRRAYRYLGYVVGATTVLSGASYIFSKSAVKYLKPQGPRP; the protein is encoded by the coding sequence ATGATTGTAAAGCCACTCAGCCCACTATGGAGGCTACCAGCGCTGGAGGTCCGTGCCCGTATAGCAGGAAACAGGTGGATGGTGCCTGGAGTGCTCGTTGGGCGGAGTTACTCTTGCAGGGCAGGCCCGCCCAGCGAACAGCAGACACATGACGCTGCGCCGAAGTCAGTGATATGGACGGTTCCCAATATCCTGACGATGTCACGCATAGCGTGTGCGCCCTTCATCGGGCATTGCATTATGACGCAGCAGCTCATGCCGGCGTTCTGTCTGTTTGCATATTCGTGTGTCACGGATTTCCTAGATGGCTACCTGGCGCGCAAGTACAAGAGCAGGACCGTGGCAGGGACGATTCTGGATCCCATGGCAGACAAGCTACTGATGATCGTTACGACGGCTGGTCTGACGCTACCGACGGGTCCGCAGCTGATCCCGCTGCCAATTGCGAGTCTGATCCTGGGACGGGACGGGCTGCTTGCGCTGAGCGCCATCTACTACAGGTATGCCTCGATGCGGGCTGTGTACGGGAAGGTGACGTGGGGCACGTACTGCGACTTCTTTCGGTACCCCAGCGCAGAGGTCAAGCCGACGCTGATCTCAAAGTGGAACACGTTCCTCCAGATGGTGTATCTCGGGTGCGGTCTTGttgtgctggcgctggGTCCCGACGAGGCAAGGCCCGAAACGGAAGGCGAGGGGGATCCGTGGTGGCGCAGAGCGTACCGCTACCTAGGCTACGTGGTGGGCGCCACGACCGTGCTGAGCGGAGCGTCGTACATATTCAGCAAAAGCGCGGTGAAGTACCTCAAGCCGCAGGGCCCGCGCCCATAG
- a CDS encoding cell division cycle protein 123 family protein (Syntenic homolog of Saccharomyces cerevisiae YLR215C (CDC123); Tandem gene duplication in this genome): protein MSTEDAALTGIAVTAELKKKCAFSSWYEAFKGHTPRAEVIRPLPEEFVSYVDQRGIRLAREEGSKYFYGQELEPTTDGEYSDWEGGDSASERSFVPLDPVADFPEVHARVKQAIARFGAVAPKLNRSAPKDAMWRLRNYSMKCNEANDVYLLLNGSSHVACDVSDTLLDWLASTEDEPVMELVLREWLDVNPALEFRVFVRGGEVLGACQRDLNYYDYLKPLEEKLRTAIEDFVHDVMLQRLPDDTFVADVYIPRPFTKVWLIDVNPFARETDPLLFSWNELCTLKPNAEGQPELRLVAENYIGRFAENNIGRFAAKEHSEHQVPLDVVEAGLNPQSMQKLVETWRDLLKIQEEE from the coding sequence ATGTCTACGGAGGACGCGGCGTTAACAGGGATCGCGGTGACGGCAGAGCTCAAAAAAAAATGCGCGTTTTCCAGCTGGTATGAGGCGTTCAAGGGCCACACTCCGCGGGCCGAGGTGATTCGGCCGCTGCCCGAGGAGTTCGTGAGCTACGTGGATCAGCGCGGGATCAGGCTGGCGCGCGAAGAGGGCTCGAAGTATTTCTACGGCCAGGAACTGGAGCCTACGACGGACGGAGAGTACAGCGACTGGGAGGGCGGCGACAGCGCGAGTGAGCGGTCGTTCGTGCCGCTGGACCCGGTGGCGGACTTCCCGGAGGTGCACGCGCGGGTGAAGCAGGCGATCGCGCGGTTCGGCGCGGTGGCGCCAAAGCTGAACCGGTCCGCGCCGAAGGATGCGATGTGGCGGCTGCGGAATTACTCGATGAAGTGCAATGAGGCCAACGATGTGTATCTGCTGCTGAACGGGTCCAGCCACGTAGCCTGCGACGTGAGCGACACACTTCTCGATTGGTTGGCCAGCACCGAGGATGAGCCGGTGATGGAGCTGGTGCTGCGAGAGTGGCTCGACGTGAACCCGGCGCTGGAGTTCCGCGTGTTTGTACGAGGTGGGGAGGTCCTGGGCGCGTGCCAGCGGGACCTGAACTACTATGACTACCTGAAGCCGCTGGAGGAGAAGCTGAGGACGGCCATTGAAGACTTCGTGCACGACGTGATGCTGCAGCGGCTCCCGGACGACACCTTTGTTGCGGACGTGTACATCCCGCGGCCGTTCACAAAGGTCTGGCTGATCGACGTGAACCCGTTTGCGCGGGAGACGGACCCGCTGCTGTTTTCATGGAACGAGCTGTGCACCCTGAAGCCCAACGCCGAAGGGCAGCCGGAGCTGCGCCTGGTTGCGGAAAACTACATCGGTCGCTTCGCGGAAAACAACATCGGTCGCTTCGCAGCGAAGGAGCACTCGGAACACCAGGTACCTCTGGACGTGGTCGAGGCAGGGCTCAATCCGCAAAGCATGCAGAAGCTGGTTGAGACATGGCGGGATTTGCTTAAGATACAGGAAGAGGAATAA
- the CCT4 gene encoding chaperonin-containing T-complex subunit CCT4 (Syntenic homolog of Saccharomyces cerevisiae YDL143W (CCT4)) — protein sequence MPPKVSASNATFKNREKPQEVRKANIIAARAVADAIRTSLGPKGMDKMIKTARGEILISNDGHTILKQMAILHPVAKMLVEVSAAQDSEAGDGTTSVVILTGALLGAAEKLLAKGIHPTIIAESFQRAGQRAVEVLLGMSKRISLQDRAELVRAASTSLSSKIVSQYSTFLAPLAVDCVLSLTNEASTNVDLNDIRLVKKVGGTIDDTEMVDGVVLTQNIVKSAGGPVRMEKAKIGLIQFQISPPKPDTENNIVVNDYRQMDKILKEERAYLLKICKKIKKAKCNVLLIQKSILRDAVNELALHFLSKLNIVVIKDVERDEIEFLSKSLGCKPISDVELFTEDRLGSADLVEEIDSDGTKIVKITGIKTGNAKPTVSCIVRGANNVVLDETERSLHDALCVIRCLVKERALIAGGGAPEIEVSRTIMRESRAMQGVEAFVWQEFAEALEVIPTTLAENAGLNSIKVVTELRSRHESGETNAGISVRRSGTTNTYDEHILQPVLVSTSAITLAAECVKSILRIDDITFSR from the coding sequence ATGCCACCGAAGGTCAGTGCCAGCAATGCGACGTTCAAAAACCGCGAGAAGCCGCAGGAAGTGAGAAAGGCGAACATTATTGCTGCCAGAGCAGTCGCGGATGCGATCAGAACGTCGCTGGGCCCCAAGGGCATGGACAAGATGATCAAGACGGCGCGCGGGGAGATCCTGATCTCGAACGACGGGCACACGATACTGAAGCAGATGGCGATCCTGCACCCGGTGGCGAAGATGCTGGTGGAGGTGTCTGCGGCGCAGGACTCTGAGGCGGGCGACGGGACGACGTCGGTGGTGATTCTGACCGGGGCGCTGttgggcgcggcggagaAGCTGCTGGCCAAGGGCATTCACCCGACGATCATCGCTGAGTCGTTCCAGCGCGCcgggcagcgcgcggtggAGGTGCTGCTGGGGATGTCGAAGCGGATTTCACTGCAGGACCGCGCAGAACTGGTGCGCGCGGCGAGCACGTCGCTGAGCTCGAAGATTGTGTCGCAGTACTCGACGTTCCTGGCGCCGCTCGCGGTGGACTGTGTGCTGAGCCTGACGAACGAGGCTTCGACGAACGTGGACTTGAATGACATCCGGCTCGTGAAGAAGGTCGGCGGGACCATCGACGACACCGAGATGGTAGACGGCGTGGTGCTCACGCAGAACATTGTGAAAAGCGCGGGCGGCCCGGTCAGAATGGAGAAGGCCAAGATTGGATTAATCCAGTTCCAGATCTCGCCTCCCAAGCCAGACACCGAGAACAACATCGTGGTCAACGACTACAGGCAGATGGACAAGATATTGAAGGAGGAGCGGGCATACCTGTTGAAGATCTGTAAGAAAATCAAGAAGGCGAAGTGCAATGTCCTGCTCATCCAGAAATCGATCTTGAGAGACGCAGTCAACGAGCTCGCCTTGCATTTCTTGTCCAAGCTAAATATAGTGGTCATCAAGGACGTCGAGCGAGACGAGATTGAGTTCCTGTCCAAGAGTTTGGGGTGCAAGCCTATTTCCGATGTAGAGCTGTTCACCGAAGACAGGCTTGGTTCTGCAGACTTGGTTGAGGAAATCGACAGCGACGGAACCAAGATTGTCAAGATCACCGGTATAAAGACTGGCAACGCGAAGCCCACCGTCTCCTGCATTGTCCGCGGCGCAAACAACGTCGTGCTTGACGAGACTGAGAGATCGCTGCACGACGCACTGTGCGTGATCCGCTGTCTGGTTAAGGAACGTGCCTTGATTGCCGGTGGCGGCGCGCCAGAAATCGAGGTTTCGCGCACGATCATGAGGGAGTCGCGCGCCATGCAGGGAGTTGAGGCGTTTGTTTGGCAGGAGTTTGCCGAAGCCTTGGAGGTGATTCCAACGACTCTGGCGGAGAACGCGGGTCTGAACAGCATCAAGGTCGTCACAGAGCTGCGTTCGAGGCACGAGAGTGGTGAGACCAATGCAGGCATATCCGTGAGGCGTTCGGGCACCACCAATACATACGATGAACACATATTGCAGCCGGTGTTGGTCAGCACCAGCGCCATTACTCTCGCTGCAGAGTGCGTCAAATCCATCCTACGTATTGACGACATCACTTTCAGCCGCTGA
- a CDS encoding uncharacterized protein (Syntenic homolog of Saccharomyces cerevisiae YDL144C): MSTLGEQDKLRALVIGAGAVGVVAAYALFRNGGAEVSLVSRSDYDRVVSQGYTIDSVNYGNVTGWRPSHLYKSLTDAIAADVFYDYVVLTTKNVPDGPVQDTVAHILAPILDANKRVDPEKPFGLVLMQNGIDIEHTVLQDGDTADRKLALLSGVQMVASTKIEPGRISQKTPDRLYVGAFDIADELAIQFAKRFVSLYHNEGVNEALYDANVRETRWTKLLYNASINPTTALVGLDVSRCLSYGIQGKSTAEHIFRPAMKEIIAAAASEGIVLDEKLVPFFIDITGKIPFKPSMCVDAEHSRLMEIEVILGNPIRIAERHNVPVPTLSMLYHLLILVQGKLKAQQGIVNHV; encoded by the coding sequence ATGAGTACATTGGGAGAACAGGACaagctgcgcgcgctggtCATCGGGGCCGGCGCCGTTGGAGTCGTCGCAGCCTATGCTTTATTCAGAAATGGTGGGGCAGAGGTATCGCTGGTTTCCAGGTCGGACTACGACCGTGTTGTTTCACAGGGATATACGATTGATTCCGTCAACTACGGGAACGTTACCGGGTGGCGTCCGTCACATCTATACAAATCGCTGACAGACGCGATCGCTGCTGATGTGTTCTACGACTATGTGGTACTCACCACCAAAAACGTGCCCGATGGACCTGTGCAGGACACCGTTGCGCACATACTAGCACCCATCCTCGACGCAAACAAACGCGTAGACCCGGAGAAGCCTTTCGGTCTGGTGCTGATGCAGAACGGCATTGACATCGAGCACACCGTGTTACAGGACGGGGATACCGCCGATCGGAAGCTGGCACTCCTTTCGGGCGTCCAGATGGTTGCCTCTACTAAGATTGAACCGGGAAGGATCAGCCAAAAAACGCCGGACCGCCTGTATGTTGGTGCGTTTGACATTGCGGACGAGCTTGCAATTCAGTTTGCAAAGCGGTTCGTTAGTCTGTATCATAACGAGGGTGTCAATGAGGCACTGTATGACGCCAATGTCAGGGAAACAAGGTGGACCAAGCTTCTATATAATGCGTCCATCAACCCCACTACCGCCCTCGTCGGACTCGATGTTAGCCGCTGCTTAAGCTATGGGATACAGGGCAAATCAACCGCAGAGCACATATTCAGGCCAGCCATGAAGGAGATCATAGCTGCAGCCGCCAGCGAGGGCATAGTGCTGGATGAAAAGCTTGTTCCTTTCTTCATTGATATTACGGGCAAGATACCTTTCAAGCCATCCATGTGTGTTGATGCAGAGCATTCCAGGCTAATGGAGATTGAAGTGATCCTCGGGAACCCTATTAGGATCGCAGAGAGACACAATGTCCCTGTGCCCACTTTGTCTATGCTTTATCATTTATTGATTCTTGTGCAGGGAAAACTGAAGGCCCAACAGGGAATTGTCAACCATGTTTAA
- the FRE1 gene encoding ferric/cupric-chelate reductase (Syntenic homolog of Saccharomyces cerevisiae YLR214W (FRE1)), which yields MKIPVVVLAYLPLVINALVIVDSALATACIYYDKTFNWGCGSTGNGQRAYACRCRNVNWLGTVTNCIVSNSDSKKVIEHALRHVSQRCKDRGNYNYSLEDMYGFYHNGTAFLRDPTPEDLKQTVNTTLRANPKEFSWYYTKFQLFNDSVRKSQWFGWILVFYWAAVVGFATLFNICDRVFGVRPMRWNWVKKHIALPSVFSDYHERTYFFCRILPLNFPTRLHGLIVTGFVALTVLLCCFDYNIKLPHPFTTSQWFMDLDLISYRVDLMAISLFPVIYFFGIRNNPFIPLSGMSFSTFNFYHKWTAYACFVLAAIHSLIWIVYSESKEGGGFKAWWGDAYFKWGLFATVLAGLLVLHSEKFIRQRTYEFFLILHKLFNIVFIVCMYMHIKTLGWHGWVWSMVAIYCFERVARIARIVLAGGIKKATLTDVGDRVLKMTVEKPKHFKYYPGAYVFVYFISGKDAWFYPFQSHPFTVLNTPKIDGDNLVIYFKVHKGVTQQLLNRIFLSGKESIEYKVLLEGPYGNTIPRLAAPDRRYVGASAGLGVAAVYPHFVSLLDKESQFTHSFYWIINDLSYLHWFSHELRYLADRNCDIKIIYTRSNESAKELTPDVADSASAKFVDSLDICRLLLRPDLKEIVEEQILLSSNQAQDVTFISSGPSTFNDHFRYAVKSSITGKLQCDVDLEEESYTW from the coding sequence ATGAAAATCCCTGTGGTCGTACTGGCGTACTTGCCGCTAGTAATAAATGCACTGGTCATAGTAGACTCTGCGCTCGCCACCGCATGCATTTACTACGACAAAACGTTCAACTGGGGGTGCGGGTCGACTGGCAACGGCCAGCGTGCGTACGCGTGCCGCTGCCGGAACGTTAATTGGCTAGGAACGGTGACGAACTGCATAGTGTCGAACTCGGACTCAAAGAAGGTCATCGAACATGCATTACGCCACGTGTCGCAGAGATGCAAGGACAGGGGCAACTACAATTATTCGCTCGAAGACATGTATGGCTTCTACCACAACGGCACGGCATTTCTGCGCGATCCCACACCTGAAGACCTGAAGCAGACGGTCAACACGACCTTGAGGGCCAACCCGAAGGAATTTAGCTGGTACTACACGAAGTTTCAGCTCTTCAATGATTCCGTGAGGAAATCGCAGTGGTTTGGGTGGATTCTTGTTTTTTACTGGGCTGCGGTAGTCGGCTTCGCCACGCTTTTCAACATCTGCGATCGTGTATTCGGTGTACGCCCGATGCGCTGGAACTGGGTTAAGAAGCATATCGCACTACCGTCCGTTTTTTCCGACTATCATGAGCGCACTTATTTCTTCTGCCGGATTCTCCCGCTAAACTTCCCTACAAGGCTTCATGGTCTGATTGTCACCGGTTTCGTGGCACTAACTGTGCTGCTGTGCTGCTTTGACTACAACATTAAGCTACCGCATCCATTCACGACATCGCAGTGGTTTATGGATCTGGATCTTATCAGTTACCGGGTGGACCTCATGGCCATATCCCTGTTTCCAGTCATCTATTTCTTTGGAATTCGCAACAACCCTTTCATTCCGCTCTCCGGCATGTCGTTCTCTACATTTAATTTCTACCACAAGTGGACTGCATACGCATGCTTTGTCCTTGCCGCGATCCATTCGTTAATATGGATTGTCTACAGTGAGAGCAAAGAGGGCGGGGGATTTAAAGCATGGTGGGGCGACGCCTATTTTAAATGGGGGTTGTTTGCAACGGTTTTGGCCGGGCTTCTTGTCCTGCATAGTGAAAAGTTCATTCGCCAAAGAACGTACGAATTCTTTCTGATACTGCACAAGCTCTTCAACATTGTCTTTATTGTATGCATGTATATGCACATCAAAACGCTGGGATGGCACGGCTGGGTCTGGTCGATGGTTGCCATCTACTGCTTCGAGCGTGTGGCCCGGATAGCTCGCATTGTACTTGCTGGAGGCATCAAGAAGGCCACATTAACAGATGTTGGGGATCGCGTGCTCAAGATGACAGTGGAGAAGCCAAAGCATTTCAAATATTACCCGGGGGCTTATGTTTTCGTTTATTTTATTAGTGGGAAGGATGCTTGGTTCTATCCATTCCAGTCGCACCCGTTCACCGTCCTTAATACACCCAAGATCGATGGCGACAACCTGGTGATTTATTTCAAAGTGCACAAGGGCGTgacgcagcagctgctaAACAGGATCTTTCTATCCGGGAAAGAGTCCATCGAATACAAGGTGCTTCTAGAAGGGCCCTATGGAAACACCATTCCGCGGCTTGCTGCTCCTGACCGGCGCTACGTGGGCGCCAGCGCAGGTCTTGGCGTAGCAGCGGTCTACCCACACTTCGTCTCTCTGTTGGACAAGGAAAGCCAGTTCACCCATTCATTCTACTGGATTATAAATGACCTTTCATATCTGCATTGGTTTTCGCATGAGCTGAGGTACCTGGCGGACCGGAACTGCGACATCAAAATTATTTACACGAGGAGCAATGAGTCGGCTAAAGAACTGACCCCAGATGTTGCCGATTCCGCCTCTGCGAAGTTCGTGGATTCGCTGGATATCTGCAGGCTCCTCCTGCGCCCAGATCTCAAAGAGATCGTGGAAGAGCAGATCCTGCTCTCGTCTAACCAGGCACAGGACGTCACGTTTATTAGCAGCGGCCCTTCGACCTTTAATGACCATTTCCGCTATGCTGTGAAATCTAGCATCACGGGCAAACTCCAGTGTGATGTCGACCTAGAGGAGGAAAGCTACACCTGGTAG
- a CDS encoding cell division cycle protein 123 family protein (Syntenic homolog of Saccharomyces cerevisiae YLR215C (CDC123); Tandem gene duplication in this genome), with translation MSTEYAALTKIAVTAEHIKKCAFSSWYEAFKGHTPRAEVIRPLPEAFVRYLEQDGIRLAQEEGSVSFYTQELEQTAENEYSDWEGGDSASERSCVPVDPVADFPEVHARVKQAIARFGAVAPKLNWSAPKDATWLLPNNSMKCSEANDVYLLLNGSGHVMHDLQDAFRECVDGGAERPAPELVLREWFNLNPALEFRVFVRDGEVLGACQRDLNYYDYLKPLEEQLRTAIEDFVHEVMLQRFPDDTFVADVYIPRPFTKVWLIDVNPFARKTDPLLFSWNELCTLKPDAEGQPELRLVAENNIGRFAAKEHSENQVPLDVVEAGLNPQSMQKLVETWRDLLKIQEEE, from the coding sequence ATGTCTACGGAGTACGCGGCGTTAACAAAGATCGCGGTGACGGCAGAGCACATCAAAAAATGCGCGTTTTCCAGCTGGTATGAGGCGTTCAAGGGCCACACTCCGCGGGCCGAGGTGATTCGGCCGCTGCCCGAGGCTTTCGTGAGGTATCTGGAGCAGGACGGGATTAGGCTGGCGCAGGAGGAGGGCTCGGTGTCGTTCTACACGCAGGAGTTGGAGCAGACGGCAGAAAACGAGTACAGCGACTGGGAGGGCGGCGACAGCGCGAGCGAGCGGTCGTGCGTGCCGGTGGACCCGGTGGCGGACTTCCCGGAGGTGCACGCGCGGGTGAAGCAGGCGATCGCGCGGTTCGGCGCGGTGGCGCCAAAGCTGAACTGGTCCGCGCCGAAGGATGCAACGTGGCTGCTGCCGAATAACTCGATGAAGTGCAGTGAGGCCAACGATGTGTATCTGCTGCTGAACGGGTCTGGTCACGTAATGCACGACCTGCAGGACGCGTTCCGCGAGTGCGTGGACGGTGGGGCGGAGCGGCCGGCGCCGGAGCTCGTGCTGCGGGAGTGGTTCAACCTGAACCCGGCGCTGGAGTTCCGTGTGTTTGTACGAGATGGGGAGGTCCTGGGCGCGTGCCAGCGGGACCTGAACTACTACGACTACCTGAAGCCTctggaggagcagctgaGGACGGCCATCGAAGACTTCGTGCACGAAGTGATGCTGCAGCGGTTCCCGGACGACACCTTTGTTGCGGACGTGTACATCCCGCGGCCGTTCACAAAGGTCTGGCTGATCGACGTGAACCCGTTTGCGCGGAAGACGGACCCGCTCCTGTTTTCGTGGAACGAGCTGTGCACCCTGAAGCCTGACGCCGAAGGGCAGCCGGAGCTGCGCCTGGTTGCGGAAAACAATATCGGTCGCTTCGCAGCGAAGGAGCACTCGGAAAACCAGGTACCTCTGGACGTGGTCGAGGCAGGGCTCAATCCGCAAAGCATGCAGAAGCTGGTTGAGACATGGCGGGATTTGCTTAAGATACAGGAAGAGGAATAA